From Prosthecobacter vanneervenii:
AAGATCGACGAGCTGGTGGCGCAGAAATGGCAGCGCATGAAGATCGAGCCCAGCGGCCTCTGCAGCGATGAGGACTTCGTGCGCCGCATCCATCTGGACCTGACTGGCCTGCCGCCAAAGCCTGAAGAAGTGGCCGCCTTCCTGGCCGACAAGCGCGACACCCGCACCAAGCGCAGCGAGGTGATCGACAAGCTCATCGGCAACCCCGACTTCGTGGAGCACTGGGCCAACAAGTGGGCCGACATGCTGCAGGTGAACTCCAAATTCCTTGGCAGTGAAGGAGCGATGGGCCTGCGCACGTGGATCAAGCAGCAGGTGGCGGACAACACACCGTATGACCGCTTTGCCTATCGCATCATCACCGCCACGGGCTCGAACAAGGACAATCCCGCCGCCGCTTACTTCAAGACCGTTCGCACGGCTGAGGAAATCAGCGAGAACACCACGCACCTCTTCCTGGCCACGCGCTTCAACTGCAACAAGTGCCACGACCATCCCTTCGAGCGCTGGACGATGGACCAGTATTATGAAACCGCGTCGTACTTTGCCCAGATCGACCTCAAAGGCGACCCCGCCGCGAAGGGCCAGACTATCGGTGGCACTGCTGTGGAAGGCGCAAAGCCGCTCTATGAAATCGTGAGCGACAAGAAGGACGGCGAGGTGATGCACCTGCGCACCAACAAGCCCGTGGCTCCGCGCGTGCCGTATGAGAACGAATTGGTGAGCAAGACCGCCAGCACCCGCCGCGAGCAGTTTGCCACCTGGATGACCAGCCCGCAGAACGACTACTTTGCCATGAGCTACGCCAACCGCATCTGGGGCTACCTCACCGGCACCGGCGTCATCGAGCCGCTGGACGACATCCGCGCCGGCAATCCGCCAAGCAATCCTGAGTTGCTGCAGTACCTGACTAACGAGTTCATCCAGAGCGGCTTCAACGTGCGCCACCTGATGAAGATCATCGCCAACAGCCGCACCTACAATCTGAGCCTGGCCACCAACAAATGGAACGAGGACGACAAGACCAACTACAGCCACGCCAAGGCCCGCCGCCTGCCCGCCGAGGTGCTGTTTGATTCCGTCTTTGCCGTGACCGGCAGCATGCCCAACATCCCCGGCGTCCCCAAAGGCACCCGCGCCGCCGCGCTGGCAGACGGCCAGATCAAGCTGCAGGACGGCTTCCTGGCCAACTTTGGCAAACCAGCCCGCGAATCCGTGTGCGAGTGCGAACGCAGCAACGAGGTGAACCTCGGCCCCGTGATGGCGCTCATGAGCGGCCCGACGGTGGGAGACGCCATCAGCGATCCGAACAACGCCATCGCCAAGCTGACGAATGAGATCAAGGACGACCGCCAGCTGGTGGACGCCATCTTCATGCGTGTGCTCAACAGCCACGCCAGCGACAAGGAGATCAACGCCGCCCTGGCCTCCATGCAGGAGATTGACCCAGAGAACAAGCAACTGGCCGCTGCTCTGCAGGCCAAGGAGGCCGAGCAGAAACCGATCATCGAGAAAGCCGAGCAGGAACGTCTGGCTGCCATTGATGCCGCCAAGAAGGAGCTGGAAGCCTACAAGGCCAAAATCGCGCCGGAAGTGGCCAAAAAAGAAGCCGCCCGGAAAGCCGCAATCACCGCTGCCGAAGCCAAGGTGAAAACCGCCAAGGACACGGCACCTGCCAACCAGCCCGCCTGGGAAAACTATCTGGACCTCACCACGGAGTGGCAGCCCTTTGACAGCATCAAAGTGCAGCGTGCCGGCGGTGTGGAGAAGCTGGAGGTGCAGCCCGATGGCAGCCTCTTCGCCACCGCCATGCCCGCAGGCCGTGAGAGCACCGGCAACTACCTGCTCATTGGCAAAACCACGCTCACCAACATCACTGCCATCAAGCTGGAAATGCTGCCCGATGACCGCCTGCCCAACAACGGCCCCGGCCTCGCACCCGATGGCAACTTTGTCATTGGAGAGATCACTGTGCGCACCGATCCCATCGACGCCAAGCGCAGCAAGCGCGGCGGCGAAGAGCAGTTGCTGAAGAACCCGAAGGCCGACTTTGAGCAGACCAACTTTGTCGTCACAGAGGCGCTCAAGAAGGGCAATCGTGACCGCGGCTGGGCCGTGAGCCCGCAGGGAGGCTTCCGCCATGAGGCCACCTTTGAGTTTGCCAAGCCCGTGGCGCACGATGGTGGATCGCAGTTCAGCGTGCAGATCACCTCCAACTTCCAGAACGGGAAGTACAATCCCGGTCGCTTCCGTCTGTGGGTGACCACCAGCCCAATCGTTCGCTTCGGCGCGCCTGCCGCTGTCATCGCTGCGCTCAAGACTCCCGCCGCTGCACGCAAGCCTGAGCAGAAGGAGCTGCTCGCCCAGCACTTCCTCAACCAGTTCAAGGACTACCAGTCTCAGCAGAAGGTGCTGGCCAACGCCCGCAAGCCGCTGCCGGTGGACCCCCAGCTCGTGACGCTTGAAACCCTCTTTGCAGACAGCCAGAAGCCCATCATGCTGGATCCGAAGCTCGTGCAGCTCCGCCGCGATGCCGCCCTGAGCCAGACCCAGCTTGGCAACAAGCGGCTGACTGCGGCGCAGGACCTAGCCTGGGCGCTGATCAATTCACCGGCGTTTTTGTTTAATCATTGAGCCATCATCGATTAACATTGGAAATCGCAGGAGAGATCATCGGTGGCATTCTGTCACCGATGCTTGTGGCCCTGTTGGTCAGAGGTGTTCGCAGGAATGCGCAGCAAACAAACTTGCTGCGCAAAAAGGTGGAATGCTCTTTCAGGCTGAAAAGCTTTGCCCTGCTCGCGGCCCTATTTCTCGCAGCCATAGCCGTGTTGTCATGCTTTGCAGAAAAGACAGAAGATCAATGGTCCGGACTCCTTGCAGGCGGCTTTGCAGCACTTGGGGGCGCTGCATTCTGTGTAGATTGTTTCTGCAGGCGTCTGGTGTACGACGAGCATCAGATCCTCTGCTTCAGCGCATGGGGTTCTGATCAGCATGCGCTCTGGGAGGAAGTCAGGGAGGTTTCTTATTCACCTCTTTGCCAGTGGTTCGTCATACATGCTGGGAAGAGAAAAATTCGAATCTATGAGTTCATGGATGGTGCGAGAGAGTTTGTGGAACGGGTTGAATCACAAGGCATTAATATTCCTGTGATCGTCTCGACGAAGATTCGATGAGGATCTTTGTTCACCTTCAGAGTCCTGCCTCAAAGGTGACGCAAGTGACGAGGCTTGGTCTCGGAAAAGTGTGAACTTACTGGGTTGACCGCAGTTAGGGGGAGGAATAACAGATTTCTCTTGCCGAGCATGTCCGAATTTACTTGCCCTACCTCCACCGTCGTTCTTATCCACGGCCTTGGGCGTTCCCCTCGCAGCATGTGGCTGGTGGGGCTGTGGTTGAAGTTTTGCGGGTATCGGGTGAAAAGCATTGGTTATCCATCACACCGCAGTTCGATTGCGGATGCGGTGCAGAATCACATCAATCCGGCACTGGCGCGGCTTGAGATTGAGGAGGGTGCGAAAGTGCATTTCGTCACGCACTCGTTGGGCGGGATTGTTTTCCGTGCGTGGGCGGCGCAGCGTGATTCGTCTTTTCCGCTGGGGCGTGCGGTGCTGCTGGCACCGCCGAATCAGGGCAGCCAGATCATTGATGAGCTGCGCCAGTGGGGCTGGGTGCGCTGGCTGCTGGGCCCGGTGTCTGCAGAGCTGGGGACGGATGCGAACAGCACGCCGAACATGCTGGGGCCGCTGCCGCCGGAGACGGGCGTCATCATGGGCAACAAGGATACGCTGCCGATCTTCCGCCGGTTCCTCGGTGATGAGTCGGATGGTGTGGTGACGATCGCCAGCTCGCATGGAGAAGGCGAGGCAGAGCATGTGCTGCTGCCGACGAATCATGCCACTATCATCCTGCAGCCGGCGGTTTTCCGGGCGGTGCACCGGTTTTTGAAGACGGGGAGTTTTGCGGAAGCCTAGCTCGATCAGCGCGATTGCTTGTTGCGCTGCAACAAGCTGCTTTGATCACGGCGCGGCCAGCTTGGTCACCACGTGGCTCATGTACGGGAAGAGCTGCTTTTTACGGCTCACCACGCCTGCCATGTCATAGACGTGCTCCTTGGCCTGCGGGTAGTCGATGGCGTCGATGACGCGCTGGTCTCCGGCCACGAGCAGGACGCTGTGGTGGCGGGTGATGTCGGTGACCATGAGGCAGGCGAAGTGGAGATTGTGCTTGGATAGCAGGGCCTGCAGCGCGCCCTGCAGGTCGGCTTCACGCTTCCAGAATTCGTCGAGACCAAGCTCCTCAATCTGGGAGATGCTGATGTGCCAGCCGTTTTCCTCGAAGACCTTGCGGTCGCTTTCCAGCGCGCGATCAGGGGTGTTTTCCCGCAGCATGGAGCCTGCGGCGAAGAAGTCTTTGACGAACTGGGCGCTGTCGATGCCAGCGATGGCGCTGAGCCATTCGAGGATCTCCTTGTCCGTGTTGGTCGTCGTCGGGCTGGTGAGGTGGAGTGTGTCGGAAATGATGCCAGCGCAGAGGCAGATGGCGGTGGACTTGTCCGGTGCGGCATGACGCATGCGATACATGATGCCCACGATGGTGCAGCTGCTGCCCACAGGCTCATTGATGAAGCGAATGGGCTCCTTGGTACGCAGGTTTCCGCTGAGGCGGTGGTGGTCGATGACCTCGATGATCTCCGCCTCGTCGGCACCTGCCACGGCCTGGGCGAATTCATTGTGGTCCACCAGCACGAGCTTCATGCGAGGGAGGTCGATGAGGTCGGACTTGGAGAAGACGCCGAGGAGGCGCTGGGTTTCCTCGTCCACCACTGGGAAGAGCGGCTGGCTGGAATGCTGTGCCGCAGGCACGATCTCGCGCAGCGGGGTGCGGGAGCCGAAGGAGAGGAACTCATGTGTCAGCGCCTCGCCGATGGGGCGGGAGAAGCGCAGCAGCTGGGAGGTGCTGGCGGTGTCGTAAGGCGAGTAGATGACGGCCACGCCTTTTTCGGCCGCCCGCTTGAGGATGCTGGCCTCGGCCTTGAACTTGCCAGTGATGATGAGGCAGCGCGCGTTCATCTCGATGGCCAGCTCGTGGATCTCAGGGCGGTCGCCTGTGACCATGACGAGAAGGTTGGAGGGGAACTGCTGGGCGCGCTTGCGGGTGGTCTCCAGACTGGAGGCGGCCACCACGAGGACGAAGTCCTGAATTTTTTCCAGCTCGTGCGCGGCGGCACCGAGGATGCCGTCCAGAGCGTTCACGATGTTGAGCAGGCTGCTGCGCACTTCGCGGTTGGCAGCATCCGTCTTGTCATTGGTCTGTGCCGGGAGAAAGAGCTGACCCAGCTCCTGTATGGCGGGCATGCCCAGCAGTCTTCCTTCTTCATCCACGATGGGAATGCTGCGGAAGTTGTGGATCATCATCATCCGGTACACCGAGAGGAAGGTCTGGTGCGGGCTGGCGGTGAAGACATCGCGCCGGCAGATGCTGGCGGCGGTGGGCCGCACATCCAGCAGCAGGGTGGGTCCGGGCACGCCAGCGGTCTGCA
This genomic window contains:
- a CDS encoding putative manganese-dependent inorganic diphosphatase, which encodes MAVTEPAASSHSTPMIRIPSSLRQSASPDTIHVIGHRNPDTDAICSAIGYAAFLRDVRGMKAEAACCGELSVRTNWVLQTAGVPGPTLLLDVRPTAASICRRDVFTASPHQTFLSVYRMMMIHNFRSIPIVDEEGRLLGMPAIQELGQLFLPAQTNDKTDAANREVRSSLLNIVNALDGILGAAAHELEKIQDFVLVVAASSLETTRKRAQQFPSNLLVMVTGDRPEIHELAIEMNARCLIITGKFKAEASILKRAAEKGVAVIYSPYDTASTSQLLRFSRPIGEALTHEFLSFGSRTPLREIVPAAQHSSQPLFPVVDEETQRLLGVFSKSDLIDLPRMKLVLVDHNEFAQAVAGADEAEIIEVIDHHRLSGNLRTKEPIRFINEPVGSSCTIVGIMYRMRHAAPDKSTAICLCAGIISDTLHLTSPTTTNTDKEILEWLSAIAGIDSAQFVKDFFAAGSMLRENTPDRALESDRKVFEENGWHISISQIEELGLDEFWKREADLQGALQALLSKHNLHFACLMVTDITRHHSVLLVAGDQRVIDAIDYPQAKEHVYDMAGVVSRKKQLFPYMSHVVTKLAAP
- a CDS encoding DUF1549 domain-containing protein, whose amino-acid sequence is MKTRLLIPALFLSAAVHAAPPKKEEGIDPNKPVSFYKHIRPIFQAQCNGCHQPAKKKGDYIMTEFAALIKGGEEGHAVIPGKPAESNLLKLIKPDEKGKVEMPQKADPLHETQIALIERWIVEGAKDDTPASAKAEYDMAHPPVYVKAPAITSIEYSPDGSMIAVAGYHEVLVHKADGSGIVARLVGLAERIQKLAWSPDGKKIAVTGGSPARMGEIQIWDVAGKKLELSKSLTFDTLYGASWSPDGKYLAFGCGDNAVRAIEAATGKETLFMGGHSDWVLDTVWGVDGKHVASCGRDMSVKLTEVATQRFVDNITSITPGALKGGVQALARHPQRNEVLIGGTDGVPAIYRMERITKRVIGDNANLIRKFPAMQGRIFGVDFAPDGKRIAVGSSNEGVGAVNIYSSDYDSTMPEGVKKIVETVNGKGPELDEWIVKDVKQLSSTPVPCGIFSVTFSPDGKTVAVAGQDGQIRVIDAATGAIAKEFVSVPLVKEKVLAATDVIADDSVRAVLEKDTKVETLHTGPTVASIEVEPMTIKIGKPTEYAQLLVTARMSDGTRADVTRMAKITAENTDVVDVNTRGMVRPDKDGATNVKISFQGKTANIPVNVAGMNVALKPDYVRDVMPIMSKLGCNQGTCHGAKEGKAGFKLSLRGYDPVYDVLAFTDDISSRRANVASPEHSLMLLKASGAVPHEGGQLTVPGELYYESLKAWIGQGAKLDLKTPRVTSIELSPKNPVIERIGGRQQLRVIAHYADGYVKDVTAEAFLESGNGDVIEADKKGLMTSLRRGEAPILARFEGAYAATTITVMGDRTGFAWKEPEKWNKIDELVAQKWQRMKIEPSGLCSDEDFVRRIHLDLTGLPPKPEEVAAFLADKRDTRTKRSEVIDKLIGNPDFVEHWANKWADMLQVNSKFLGSEGAMGLRTWIKQQVADNTPYDRFAYRIITATGSNKDNPAAAYFKTVRTAEEISENTTHLFLATRFNCNKCHDHPFERWTMDQYYETASYFAQIDLKGDPAAKGQTIGGTAVEGAKPLYEIVSDKKDGEVMHLRTNKPVAPRVPYENELVSKTASTRREQFATWMTSPQNDYFAMSYANRIWGYLTGTGVIEPLDDIRAGNPPSNPELLQYLTNEFIQSGFNVRHLMKIIANSRTYNLSLATNKWNEDDKTNYSHAKARRLPAEVLFDSVFAVTGSMPNIPGVPKGTRAAALADGQIKLQDGFLANFGKPARESVCECERSNEVNLGPVMALMSGPTVGDAISDPNNAIAKLTNEIKDDRQLVDAIFMRVLNSHASDKEINAALASMQEIDPENKQLAAALQAKEAEQKPIIEKAEQERLAAIDAAKKELEAYKAKIAPEVAKKEAARKAAITAAEAKVKTAKDTAPANQPAWENYLDLTTEWQPFDSIKVQRAGGVEKLEVQPDGSLFATAMPAGRESTGNYLLIGKTTLTNITAIKLEMLPDDRLPNNGPGLAPDGNFVIGEITVRTDPIDAKRSKRGGEEQLLKNPKADFEQTNFVVTEALKKGNRDRGWAVSPQGGFRHEATFEFAKPVAHDGGSQFSVQITSNFQNGKYNPGRFRLWVTTSPIVRFGAPAAVIAALKTPAAARKPEQKELLAQHFLNQFKDYQSQQKVLANARKPLPVDPQLVTLETLFADSQKPIMLDPKLVQLRRDAALSQTQLGNKRLTAAQDLAWALINSPAFLFNH
- a CDS encoding alpha/beta fold hydrolase; translated protein: MSEFTCPTSTVVLIHGLGRSPRSMWLVGLWLKFCGYRVKSIGYPSHRSSIADAVQNHINPALARLEIEEGAKVHFVTHSLGGIVFRAWAAQRDSSFPLGRAVLLAPPNQGSQIIDELRQWGWVRWLLGPVSAELGTDANSTPNMLGPLPPETGVIMGNKDTLPIFRRFLGDESDGVVTIASSHGEGEAEHVLLPTNHATIILQPAVFRAVHRFLKTGSFAEA